A window of Mangifera indica cultivar Alphonso chromosome 11, CATAS_Mindica_2.1, whole genome shotgun sequence contains these coding sequences:
- the LOC123228959 gene encoding transcription factor bHLH110-like isoform X2 — MDSANIHHQHQLQDHLAGSSSLSTPSCYGVASSHPWTPTLNPNVTLNISNFNPNYNGFISNSRQKNEIHVPPPNSSMIQEASLHWTNNAGSFTSQAAHDMHFSKIRDKLSDSFPKFTDMLNSPSNITDQKGLHDDLSEKLLLKTISSDFPLNGNQFCAGKFYSNAQDVSSFGNAIPSRGNFSQIYPSINVSNLNQSSSATSSSFDMNLQALDLLTSSRFSGNFSHPSHNNLCAYRESLPLGLDDHMQQSRRRPSSSPSEISSFTNDVTEAKRSSGTIEQKATQSAPKKSRLESRPSCPPFKVRKEKLGDRIAALQQLVAPFGKTDTASVLMEAIGYIKFLQNQTLSVPYMKSSRNKTCRTVQGGSMGEGVKEEPTRDLRSRGLCLVPLSCMSYVTNDIGGGGGIWPPPNFGEINL; from the exons atggaCTCTGCAAATATCCATCATCAACATCAGCTTCAAGACCACCTAGCTGgatcttcttctttatctacCCCATCTTGCTATGGAGTTGCAAGCTCCCATCCTTGGACCCCTACTCTAAACCCAAATGTCACTTT GAATATTAGTAACTTTAATCCAAATTATAATGGATTCATCTCAAATTCAAGGCAGAAGAATGAGATCCATGTCCCTCCTCCAAATAGTTCCATGATCCAAGAAGCAAGCTTGCACTGGACTAATAATGCAGGCAGCTTCACTAGCCAGGCAGCTCATGATATGCACTTTTCAAAAATCAGGGACAAGCTTTCAGATTCATTTCCAAAATTTACAGATATGTTAAACAGCCCCTCAAACATTACTGATCAAAAGGGTTTGCATGATGATCTTAGTGAGAAACTCTTGCTCAAGACCATTTCATCAGATTTCCCACTAAATGGGAATCAGTTTTGTGCCGGAAAGTTTTATTCTAATGCCCAGGACGTTTCTAGTTTTGGAAATGCTATACCTAGTAGAGGGAACTTCAGCCAGATTTATCCCAGTATAAATGTTTCCAACTTGAACCAATCTTCTTCAGCAACTTCAAGCTCCTTTGACATGAACTTGCAGGCCTTGGATCTACTAACCTCTTCAAGATTCAGCGGAAATTTCAGTCACCCTTCACATAATAACCTTTGCGCCTACAGAGAGAGCCTTCCTCTTGGCCTTGATGATCATATGCAGCAATCAAGGCGCAGGCCATCTTCTAGTCCTAGTGAA ATATCATCTTTCACCAACGATGTAACAGAGGCAAAGAGATCCAGCGGCACAATAGAGCAAAAGGCAACACAATCAGCACCAAAGAAATCACGATTGGAATCTCGCCCCTCCTGTCCTCCTTTTAAG GTTAGGAAAGAGAAATTAGGGGATAGAATAGCAGCTCTTCAGCAGCTGGTTGCACCCTTCGGAAAg ACAGACACTGCATCCGTACTAATGGAGGCTATTGGGTACATAAAATTCCTTCAAAACCAG ACACTAAGCGTTCCTTATATGAAGTCATCACGCAACAAGACCTGCAGAACAGTGCAAGGG GGGTCGATGGGGGAGGGCGTGAAAGAAGAACCAACACGAGATCTGAGAAGCCGAGGGCTGTGTCTTGTGCCATTGTCATGCATGTCCTATGTAACTAACGACATTGGTGGCGGGGGAGGCATTTGGCCGCCGCCTAACTTCGGTGAAATCAATCTGTGA
- the LOC123228959 gene encoding transcription factor bHLH110-like isoform X1, whose amino-acid sequence MDSANIHHQHQLQDHLAGSSSLSTPSCYGVASSHPWTPTLNPNVTLNISNFNPNYNGFISNSRQKNEIHVPPPNSSMIQEASLHWTNNAGSFTSQAAHDMHFSKIRDKLSDSFPKFTDMLNSPSNITDQKGLHDDLSEKLLLKTISSDFPLNGNQFCAGKFYSNAQDVSSFGNAIPSRGNFSQIYPSINVSNLNQSSSATSSSFDMNLQALDLLTSSRFSGNFSHPSHNNLCAYRESLPLGLDDHMQQSRRRPSSSPSEISSFTNDVTEAKRSSGTIEQKATQSAPKKSRLESRPSCPPFKVRKEKLGDRIAALQQLVAPFGKTDTASVLMEAIGYIKFLQNQVETLSVPYMKSSRNKTCRTVQGGSMGEGVKEEPTRDLRSRGLCLVPLSCMSYVTNDIGGGGGIWPPPNFGEINL is encoded by the exons atggaCTCTGCAAATATCCATCATCAACATCAGCTTCAAGACCACCTAGCTGgatcttcttctttatctacCCCATCTTGCTATGGAGTTGCAAGCTCCCATCCTTGGACCCCTACTCTAAACCCAAATGTCACTTT GAATATTAGTAACTTTAATCCAAATTATAATGGATTCATCTCAAATTCAAGGCAGAAGAATGAGATCCATGTCCCTCCTCCAAATAGTTCCATGATCCAAGAAGCAAGCTTGCACTGGACTAATAATGCAGGCAGCTTCACTAGCCAGGCAGCTCATGATATGCACTTTTCAAAAATCAGGGACAAGCTTTCAGATTCATTTCCAAAATTTACAGATATGTTAAACAGCCCCTCAAACATTACTGATCAAAAGGGTTTGCATGATGATCTTAGTGAGAAACTCTTGCTCAAGACCATTTCATCAGATTTCCCACTAAATGGGAATCAGTTTTGTGCCGGAAAGTTTTATTCTAATGCCCAGGACGTTTCTAGTTTTGGAAATGCTATACCTAGTAGAGGGAACTTCAGCCAGATTTATCCCAGTATAAATGTTTCCAACTTGAACCAATCTTCTTCAGCAACTTCAAGCTCCTTTGACATGAACTTGCAGGCCTTGGATCTACTAACCTCTTCAAGATTCAGCGGAAATTTCAGTCACCCTTCACATAATAACCTTTGCGCCTACAGAGAGAGCCTTCCTCTTGGCCTTGATGATCATATGCAGCAATCAAGGCGCAGGCCATCTTCTAGTCCTAGTGAA ATATCATCTTTCACCAACGATGTAACAGAGGCAAAGAGATCCAGCGGCACAATAGAGCAAAAGGCAACACAATCAGCACCAAAGAAATCACGATTGGAATCTCGCCCCTCCTGTCCTCCTTTTAAG GTTAGGAAAGAGAAATTAGGGGATAGAATAGCAGCTCTTCAGCAGCTGGTTGCACCCTTCGGAAAg ACAGACACTGCATCCGTACTAATGGAGGCTATTGGGTACATAAAATTCCTTCAAAACCAGGTGGAG ACACTAAGCGTTCCTTATATGAAGTCATCACGCAACAAGACCTGCAGAACAGTGCAAGGG GGGTCGATGGGGGAGGGCGTGAAAGAAGAACCAACACGAGATCTGAGAAGCCGAGGGCTGTGTCTTGTGCCATTGTCATGCATGTCCTATGTAACTAACGACATTGGTGGCGGGGGAGGCATTTGGCCGCCGCCTAACTTCGGTGAAATCAATCTGTGA